A window of the Osmia lignaria lignaria isolate PbOS001 chromosome 2, iyOsmLign1, whole genome shotgun sequence genome harbors these coding sequences:
- the LOC117605893 gene encoding ATP synthase subunit s, mitochondrial isoform X2: MTIPTFNIIRSIVFSNTKNQTKSLFYWINVMFNRVDEDRVNEVGPDRACAEWLLKNGAHVRWKGVSELLTDYNKLPVIGQQYYVEGVDANDAGICDIGFEHFKGCKHVNDIKLESCRYVDNSALPYLSLVKDSLKHLELINCKSIDDEGLLSLKVLKNLEKLKIRGLIYVKKKDSVYKELTEALPNCEIDYQ; this comes from the exons ATGACAATCCCT ACTTTCAACATAATAAGATCTATTGTGTTTTCAAACACAAAGAATCAAACCAAGTCTCTGTTTTATTGGATTAATGTCATGTTCAATAG AGTTGATGAAGACCGTGTAAATGAGGTTGGTCCTGATCGTGCATGTGCAGAATGGCTTTTGAAAAATGGGGCACATGTTAGATGGAAAGGTGTTTCTGAACTATTAACAGATTACAATAAATTACCAGTTATTGGACAACAATATTATGTTGAGGGTGTTGATGCTAATGATGCTGGAATATGCGATATAGGATTTGAACATTTCA AGGGATGCAAGCATGTAAATGACATAAAACTTGAAAGCTGTAGATATGTTGATAATAGTGCTTTACCATACTTATCACTTGTCAAAGATTCATTAAAACATTTGGAGCTTATAAACTGTAAAAGTATTGATGATGAAGGTCTACTAAGTTTAAAAGTATTAAA aaatttagaaaaattaaaaattcgagGATTAATATATGTGAAGAAGAAAGATTCCGTTTATAAAGAACTCACCGAAGCTTTACCCAATTGTGAAATTGACTATCAATAA
- the LOC117605893 gene encoding uncharacterized protein LOC117605893 isoform X1: MFLLFLTKFGIMPQQMNVLRCYSCKMYQVHLIKQAKKWQCKVCNHKQILRQVFFRGSGKDCRICVQKLNMMKEHGNETNEFFYGDNNINDNNSAGCSNQSNSGGIENKWAKYLETPEDTECNTSKFVNNESNSNENNDESMYSHNDDTTYECSQNDYVNTSINYYYESQSEQDHCDDKHESTQIKKTETFDDTNSSDGDSQIYNKSVTDTKYARNIFDDNEDFDVAIDF, from the exons atgtttcttttatttttaacaaagttTGGTATCATGCCGCAACAAATGAATGTATTACGCTGTTATTCGTGTAAAATGTATCAG GTCCATCTGATTAAACAAGCAAAGAAATGGCAATGCAAAGTATGTAATCACAAGCAGATTTTGAGACAG gtTTTCTTTAGAGGTTCAGGGAAAGATTGTCGTATATGTGTTCAAAAATTGAACATGATGAAAGAACATGGGAATGaaacaaatgaatttttttacGGGGATAACAACATAAATGATAATAATTCTGCTGGCTGTTCTAATCAGTCAAATTCTGGGGGAATTGAAAATAAGTGGGCAAAGTATTTAGAAACACCAGAAGATACTGAATGCAATACATCTAAATTTGTAAATAACGAAAGTAATAGTAATGAAAACAATGATGAATCTATGTACTCACATAATGATGATACAACATATGAATGCTCACAAAATGATTATGTGAATACAAGCATTAATTACTATTATGAAAGTCAGTCTGAGCAAGATCATTGTGATGATAAACATGAATCTACTCAAATTAAAAAGACTGAAACATTTGATGATACGAATAGCTCTGATGGCGATAGCCAGATTTACAACAAAAGTGTCACTGACACCAAATATGCAAGAAACATTTTTGATGACAATGAGGATTTCGATGTTGCTATTGATTTTTGA